In the genome of Aedes aegypti strain LVP_AGWG chromosome 2, AaegL5.0 Primary Assembly, whole genome shotgun sequence, the window gacactagcgcaagtgcgttactatgtagcgagtagcgaatcagggcaaCCCATTAgatcgtatgaataaactgagcaaaagcttttactttactcAAATCCACCTGTCAAAttattttcttgagcatttactcaagttggtatgataaaactgagcatttGAGCATTTACTTTTCGAACATCCGAATTCGTATGAATAAAGTGGTAAAAgctgagtaaatgctcagaaaaTTCTGAGTCACCTACTGACCATGCTCAGTTCAAAAGTttagtatgaaaattaaattgaaaattgcaaTATGATGCATGTAATCAGCATCATTATCAATTTATGGTTTTCGATCGTTGCGGACGTTGGCGGAATTCAGTTAGTCGGATTTAATAAGGCCAGGCACTACGACAGACAACTGTGCACCTACAGAAATGTGAATCGCGTGATGTTTTTGGCTGTTGACCAATATTCactacgtaagacaattttggaggGTTGTCTCCCCATCGTAATATGTTTGTATGAAAGttaaaaacaatttgtatgacgcgtaataACTCCCAAACTGACTATTTAAGTTCCTAAAGTTTAATGGACTGCACTTTAGGAACTTAAATAGTCATGATTGGCGAAGTACAAGCTTTCTCCCAATTTGAATTGTggtaaataattttcaaattctgCAAGCCGGTGTACGAACGAACTCGAAAGAAAATTCCGAGAACCTGATGATATATGTCTTGAAATACCAATTAGGATTTCGATAAACTCGGCATATAAAATTGACGCATGGTTTGGAATCGATGCTGAGACAACACTGACCacaaataacacaaaaaatccttcagagattcttccaagtatttctCTAGATGTTCAACAAAATCTtgatttttcaaatggtttAGGGTTTACCTTCAGAAACTTTTTAGGGAATAAATCCAAAGTTTTCATTTAGTTTTTCATCCAAGGTCAAATTAGCAATCCGCAAAGAATTCCTTCATTATTTATTAACATCTTTAGTAATTTAGCCAATTTGTTAATGATCCCTTACTTTGTCAGAGACGGATTTTATATTACAGATGCTAGCGATTGATATACAACTAAAAAATCGATAGATTTGAGTATTGCATGAATCAACATAAAAAAACGtcacaaaaaaattgtaaaataataatgaatatacatattttgcgtttttttattattttataattacCATTTTTCCACAACTCTCGTAAAAATGACATGCTAACATAATTTTGTTAGATTTAAGGAATACATTGTAAAATATTACAAAGCTGAAACTTCAgcgaaaatattctaaaagaATAAGCTTTTGTGatgaaatttattgaacaaacttCGAAACTTCAACTTGgcgaattttacatttatttatcaaaatctgCTGCAGCGTTGATGTAAAATAAACATCatattttttcaagtaattcaaaATGATAAGTTGAATTGTGAGCGAACGAATTAAATTGTTTAACTGTTGAAAGACAACTTAGGTTAGAAGCTGCTGGCGGTTCGGATTCTAAGGAAGgccttctaaaaaaatattgttgaattatttgaaaaatcatttgctGAATATCGGAAGAAATTTGTGGAGAATACTTACTCTTGGATTTTTTATGAAGATCTCTCTGTTTTAAGacgaattcttcaaaatattatgaattagATTATTTTGAGATAACTAGCAGTTTATCTGATCAGGTCTTTTGAGGATATCCCATACGGATTTTGGCGGATAGATAGTCGTAGCATTAAAttcgcagctattcagcaactTCAAGATGAGGGTCGTGGTTTCAAATCCTACCGGGTTGGCATTTTTCttgactttccagggcatagagtatcttcgtaccagccacacgatatacacatgatAAATTGGTCAGTTGGTAAAGAAAGTCCTCACCAAAAGTAGGCTCTTACTCATCCTTACTGGTAGAATGATGTTACGTGTTACGAAAGAAGAAGCAGATTTTGGCAGATTCTTACAAAATCTGTGGTGGGTTTTGGGCGAAACCAATAGATATCAGCTGATGAAAATGTTGACGAACATTCGGTTAAGTTTCGTAACGACgtttatttctttaaatttcaatcttgtttcCAATGCCTGCGTTAGCTACGATGCACTTCCCTAGTCCTATAGCTTCTCATTCACTAGTGCCAATCCGGTCACCAGTGGCATCTTGAATTAACATATAACACACAGACGAGGAGgattcaattcaatttcctTTTGTTGCTGATGATGCTAATGCTGGTTGGTTGTTAATGAAGATGCTGCCGGTTTAATTTCATTCTTACGATAATCCTGGTGCTGTTACATATAGACCCTACAGGAACTAAGTTCGACGTTATCATTCAGTGGAATTTGACTTGTTCTGGGAGGGTACGGTCACCGTTTGATTGTTGACTACTACCCACCGGTAAGATCTGTTTGCGAGGGACACGAAtaaattatttgcaaaataacaAAAGTGCAAATCACTTACCTTTGCGGACGAACCGGCAGCCGTCACATGAGAAAAACtgcagcaacatccttcatgtATCAATTGCAGTCTTTGCAGGCGGCACACGATGGTTGCAGTTTCTTGCGCTCACTGACTTATTCCCGGCAGACGTGATTGAATAGCTTCGCCGGGGTGTGTGAGTTCATCAGAAGCCGGCTCAGGCGGTTGATTTCTTTCTCAAGCAAAATTTATGCTTGAGATCTTCAAAGGAACTGTTGGCTGCTGCGCAAAAATCGGAtagccaaaacaaaaacaaaaattctgacAGAGTAAAAGCTAAGTTCGAAATTCGAACTTACTCTGAGCAAAGTACCGTTTTATTCATACGGTTTTAAGTAAATGCTCAGAGACTTTACTTTTCTCAAGTCGGGTTGAGTATGAGCAAGTACTCggttttattcatacgacctattGTATTTGATCCGAATTCGAAGACCCGTTTGAAGGCTACATGACGAATTGCTTTTTTATAGGGGCAGAGCACCTAGCACTAATTTTCAAGCCATTCATAAGATTTTTgcatactttgtatgaaaatccaaaaattgcCACAAAATTTTTGTAGATCAAATATTAGTCCTTTTTCCCCTAGTATGCCAACAGCTCTCTCGCTgtttttgcaagaaatgctcaaaagcatttttctttgagcgcagtacgcagttgaaaagaaatatcaataattagaatggagctcactgtagaaaatttcttgaccatttctcgcgcagaaatttttacttttcacaTGTAAGGCGAGCAAATCCCATTAAACACTAATATGTATGATATATtcacaagataagcaacatatccGAGTTTACCGAGATTTACAATAGAGGtaataaactatagaggaagaatgtcgctggcgtcgctgcaggaacatcttttgctggcggagataggcggggctataaatgtcaacgcgaaaaagtatgcagtttgacacttatatacccgacatgtttctgagcgagaacaaagggaacagcagcgacattcgtcctctatagttttctatctctattgtTTTTACTGAtctgtaggtgaattccggcgaacaatttcttcgaagagaagaaattttcttccattactcaccagcaagaaaattttcttttcttcgaagaaaatacgcgccggaattcgcctactgcAGTTCATGAAGAAAATGAAGGTGAGCGCCGCAATATTCGGACAAATCAGAAAACAAGAGGGATGTTTTGGTTCAGTGTACCCGTTTGAGCGCACTCATTTTCATTAACTGTTCTACATTTTGACAGAGTGCACTCTTCGAACAGTTCAAAGGTCGCTCAGGAAATTTGCGCGCCCAAACGAGTGGCGGCAGTTGACTCGCCACGTGCTTCCGTTGTAAATCAGAATGGGAAACGGAAACGTGAATCGACTTCTAATGATAAACCCACACAAAGAGATATATCCTCGAGTTCCGAATCCGATAGCGATGATGACAATGAGACTACACTGCCCAAAATATTCGTCGGACTCGAATCAGTATGCAAGAAAGACGAATCCATTGATGAAATACCCAAACTCAAACGGAAACGAATTCGCAAGCGGAAATCTAAGAAAAAACAAGAGGGAACTCCACAGAAAGTGATCGTAAAAACTTATGGCAAAGGTAAAGTTCCTGCCATTGTAAACGACAATGGAGACTCTTCCCAACATATACGATTTAGCAAAGATGATACACCAGACGAAGAAGGTGAAACTCCCGCTAAAGATGAGCCCTATCGTAATCTGAATAAGACCACTGTTGCCCGTGTAGTAAAAGCCGTTTTACAATGCTCTGAACCCCTGACCCCAAACAATGAAAGTCCCTCAATCCCGGATTACGTAGATGATCTTCACATGGATCAATCAGTGGTCAATTCCCAGCGTAAGCAGAAAACCCGAAAACAAAAGAAATCGTTGGAAATCAAACAAGAACTCATAGAAACAAACACGATTCGCGCTCCTTCCCCAACCTGGGATTTCGAGTTGGACCAGGCCAAGGAAAATTTCCTATCCAGTTATATTGGTGAAGAGTTTTGGACCACTCTTCAGGAAGCGTTGGAAAACTTTCCCACCATTAGCATCCCGAGCGTGAATGACATCATCGCTTATCGGCTGCCTTCCGAGGATCAGATAACTTATCTGGCATTCGTGGAACGTGCCGACGATGGCGATAGTGACGGCAACCCAGCCCTGAAGTTGAAGCTACGCCGACTCAACACTACATCACCGACCGAGATGATAACCTACACGTTGGATCAGCTCACGGAAATCAGACTGATAGCGACGTATCAGCCATAGACGTTTTGGGGTAGGTATCGTTAGCTGAAGATCACACGATACCAGATAGTGGTTCAAGTCTATAAAACAATAAATGTCTACATAGAAACGGACAGTAGTTGATTCCGGACATGTTTGTCGAATGATTAATTTGGAAAGAAAAGAATGTTGGTATCGAATCTTTTtagcataaagccatttggcataattaaaCCCCAGTTATATCAAATGACCACTCAGTATTTAGTATGGTTATGCTATAAATGATTTTACGCTACATGGGCTTCACATACACACACACCCCTTAGTATTTTGAAATTGGTTAGTTGTATAGGCCTTTTAATGTGACAGgttcgtctatgcatttgtttacatcggtggaggactggtgctaacacgggactgtcatcttcatagaagaactgtcaacgagcttcccgatcagctgatttgaaacgtcttgtgaataggcctatggaCCACCAATAGGTTTAAGGAAAATGTCTTAAAAAGCATAGAAACGATAGaaacattttaagaaaaacattattttgtgtGTAATTTTACTATAATGGGGAAACGGTTACCTaaacggggcaatatgagccaccataTTTAATCGgatgattttgataaaaaaaaaaaaaacgcttgcaAGACATAATATAGAAGAAGGCAACAATTAtatgaattttgttcaaaaactgaATTAACTGATTTAAATCATGTTGACAGTCATTGATATTGAAAAAActgaacattattttttcaaaataaaataacggCATTATGAATATTTACcgcaaaactaaacattacatatacttctcaaattgaaataaatggacaaattgttatgaaatttgcaAAAGAGTTagacgtcttctcggtgagaatcaaaCTCAGGACTGTTAACTATGATCATGCGCTCTCGGCTAGGTAttacattagggcgattcaatatttaaaaatgtttgaaaaaccaATCTCCCATATTTTCCTTACCATCCTCACCATAAAAACagagttttgtgaaattttcatttgggtttatatggaaattactatggagaaatttgaaaaaaaaaaaaattcaaacgtaTTAGTCCTgcaatgttaatacaaaattatcattccatagtgaaaacttattatttGAACCCAAAAGAAGAATGTTGTTGAAAAAAAGAAAGAGGTGCAATTTGCGTAAGAAGactacgtgattattgagctgaaatcaaattcaagttaacttctgcgtccatgggtcctctcgtggtgtaggggtaacgcgccctatctagtgaacagggagtcgtgagctCGATTTTCACCGAGTGTAcgagtaactttttcgcaaatttcaaaatatgttatccatttaatttaattgcgtagtatatgtaatgtttagatttACGGTAGTTGTAGAAACTtgcactcggctggttagccgtaaacaatttatctatatctataaaatctatataaataaaaatgaaatggtgtttgtatgtcacgaaatggcatgAAAACGGATCCACAGATTTACACAATTCCTTCACTATTACCTTTATTAATGgctgcgacgtgttcgtgcgtttAGGAAGGTCTTCAGAATAGACAGAAAAAACGGGAGAAAGCTATCTGTAATTTAGTATGGGAAATAGCGtgctatttttcaacagcctacttgatggtaaGACGACGTTTGCcgggacctgggagggagaaaccgatacaaaatttatgtacgtcatagtgaggcAGTTTTCTTTTGATGTGTATCTGCGagctttctggacaaacttggaaaaagggccgtagttttatgtgcatttaattttaatttcgattggaaaagagtaaaaagataCGTGTTTCagtactttatattcgatcaaattaaaaggtgctatcacagagaaacagacgtaacacctaACACAAATCGCGATAAAAATtatagtcgcgaaaacatgtacgcccaatgctaaaacc includes:
- the LOC5573847 gene encoding uncharacterized protein LOC5573847 yields the protein MQRYQIDLSDFFVDHRQKVFVGKRDKWKLISCLVKHIGAVFGLKNIFITDSDGVLFLEDDSLDVIRESDLLRVHSSNSSKVAQEICAPKRVAAVDSPRASVVNQNGKRKRESTSNDKPTQRDISSSSESDSDDDNETTLPKIFVGLESVCKKDESIDEIPKLKRKRIRKRKSKKKQEGTPQKVIVKTYGKGKVPAIVNDNGDSSQHIRFSKDDTPDEEGETPAKDEPYRNLNKTTVARVVKAVLQCSEPLTPNNESPSIPDYVDDLHMDQSVVNSQRKQKTRKQKKSLEIKQELIETNTIRAPSPTWDFELDQAKENFLSSYIGEEFWTTLQEALENFPTISIPSVNDIIAYRLPSEDQITYLAFVERADDGDSDGNPALKLKLRRLNTTSPTEMITYTLDQLTEIRLIATYQP